From Sporosarcina sp. Marseille-Q4943, the proteins below share one genomic window:
- a CDS encoding cold-shock protein: MYQGKVKWFSNEKGYGFIETDNGEDVFVHYTGIMSEGFKTLDEGQSVSFEIVEGNRGPQAANVLTIT, encoded by the coding sequence ATGTACCAAGGTAAAGTAAAATGGTTCAGCAATGAAAAAGGATATGGTTTCATTGAAACGGATAACGGTGAAGATGTGTTTGTCCACTATACTGGCATTATGTCAGAAGGATTCAAGACGTTGGATGAAGGCCAATCCGTATCCTTTGAAATCGTAGAAGGTAACCGCGGACCCCAAGCGGCAAATGTCTTGACTATAACATGA
- a CDS encoding zinc-finger domain-containing protein — protein MDKLTVMNEINEVLDTYCEGCFVKRQQVKDFGKTGAHQFCIRTCTIGEQLQFLGNEMNKLTK, from the coding sequence ATGGATAAATTGACAGTCATGAATGAAATCAATGAAGTGCTTGATACGTATTGTGAAGGATGTTTTGTGAAAAGGCAACAAGTGAAGGATTTCGGAAAAACAGGGGCGCACCAGTTTTGCATCCGAACGTGCACAATTGGGGAACAGCTTCAATTTTTAGGAAATGAAATGAATAAATTGACAAAATAA
- a CDS encoding HD domain-containing protein, which yields METIVQNVTDQVVNIYRKFDASHDYDHILRVMKNAKEIARTMPNADMKIIRLAVLLHDIDDPKYKEDGNVSAMEVLRSAGADDVMAMTVLETIRSVSFNGGNEEEIVSIEGAIVRDADRLDAIGAIGIARAFAFGGARGRKLYDAEEFARTNMSEDEYRSKNTATVTHFYEKLLLLKDLMVTEEGKRLAEERHSFMVAFLEQLKLEAGFDGSGKRLQ from the coding sequence ATGGAAACGATAGTGCAAAACGTAACGGACCAGGTCGTCAATATTTATAGGAAGTTCGACGCCAGCCATGATTATGACCATATTTTACGTGTTATGAAAAATGCGAAGGAGATTGCCCGGACGATGCCTAACGCAGATATGAAGATCATTCGGCTTGCCGTCTTGCTGCATGATATCGACGATCCAAAGTATAAAGAGGATGGCAACGTATCCGCTATGGAAGTGCTGCGTTCCGCCGGTGCAGACGATGTAATGGCGATGACCGTTTTGGAAACAATTAGGAGCGTTTCATTCAATGGCGGAAACGAGGAAGAAATCGTCTCCATTGAAGGCGCAATTGTCAGGGATGCGGATCGGCTCGATGCTATCGGCGCTATCGGCATCGCCCGTGCTTTTGCTTTCGGAGGAGCGAGGGGTAGGAAATTATATGACGCGGAAGAATTCGCGAGAACTAACATGTCCGAGGATGAATACCGATCCAAAAACACGGCTACTGTCACGCATTTTTACGAGAAGTTGCTGTTATTGAAGGATTTGATGGTGACCGAGGAAGGGAAGCGTCTTGCCGAGGAACGCCATTCCTTCATGGTCGCTTTTTTAGAACAGTTGAAGTTGGAAGCCGGTTTTGACGGTAGCGGCAAAAGGCTCCAATAA
- a CDS encoding ribonuclease HI family protein: MIELYVDGASAGNPGKSGIGIFIKGEGKIVKLSVPIEPTNNHTAEFLALLRGMEEAAKLTTGIVSARSDSKAVVSAVENEFVKNEVHKEYLNKILSIAETFDFFFIKWIPDTENRAADALAREAIHKQMDKDDGVK, encoded by the coding sequence ATGATCGAATTATACGTAGATGGCGCAAGTGCCGGTAACCCGGGCAAAAGCGGCATCGGAATATTCATCAAAGGAGAAGGCAAGATCGTCAAATTATCCGTACCGATCGAGCCGACTAACAATCATACAGCCGAATTTCTAGCCCTTCTCCGCGGGATGGAAGAAGCCGCAAAACTGACGACCGGAATCGTTTCGGCCCGTTCGGATTCAAAAGCTGTCGTCTCGGCTGTAGAAAATGAATTTGTGAAAAACGAAGTACATAAGGAATATTTGAATAAAATCTTATCCATTGCTGAAACGTTCGATTTCTTTTTCATCAAATGGATACCTGACACCGAAAATCGTGCTGCCGATGCACTCGCCCGGGAAGCGATCCATAAACAAATGGATAAGGATGATGGCGTGAAATGA